The following coding sequences are from one Chelonoidis abingdonii isolate Lonesome George chromosome 4, CheloAbing_2.0, whole genome shotgun sequence window:
- the TIMM17A gene encoding mitochondrial import inner membrane translocase subunit Tim17-A yields the protein MEEYAREPCPWRIVDDCGGAFTMGAIGGGIFQAIKGFRNSPVGVNHRLRGSLTAIKTRAPQLGGSFAVWGGLFSMIDCSMVKMRGKEDPWNSITSGALTGAILASRNGPVAMVGSAAMGGILLALIEGAGILLTRFASTQFPNGPQFSDDPSQLQPSPFGDYRQYQ from the exons CCCCTGGCGGATAGTAGATGACTGTGGTGGTGCCTTCACAATGGGAGCcataggtggtggaatcttccaGGCTATCAAAGGGTTCAGAAATTCCCCAGTG GGTGTAAACCACCGGCTGCGGGGAAGTTTGACAGCTATTAAAACCAGAGCACCACAATTGGGAG gTAGCTTTGCAGTCTGGGGTGGTCTCTTTTCCATGATTGACTGTAGTATGGTGAAAATGAGGGGTAAAGAAGATCCCTGGAACTCAATCACAAGTGGTGCCTTAactggagccatattggcctcaaGAA ATGGACCAGTTGCCATGGTTGGTTCAGCTGCTATGGGAGGAATACTTCTAGCTTTAATTGAAGGAGCTGGTATCCTATTAACAAGATTTGCCTCCACGCAATTTCCAAATG GCCCTCAATTTTCAGATGATCCCTCCCAGTTGCAGCCCTCCCCATTTGGAGATTATAGGCAATATCAATGA